The Euwallacea similis isolate ESF13 chromosome 15, ESF131.1, whole genome shotgun sequence genome has a window encoding:
- the LOC136413859 gene encoding venom serine protease inhibitor-like yields the protein MKLIFGLVVVGVVAVVETSADDKCGEGGVWNSCASPCRAVPTCVNPNPVHVHRICPAICEPQCVCTSGYVMHNGRCISRAHCHGNN from the exons ATGAAGTTGATCTTTGGTTTAGTGGTTGTAGGAGTGGTAGCTGTAGTTGAAA ctTCGGCTGACGACAAGTGTGGTGAAGGAGGAGTATGGAATTCCTGTGCTTCACCATGTAGAGCGGTACCCACCTGTGTAAACCCCAATCCCGTACATGTGCATAGGATTTGTCCAGCAATTTGTGAACCTCAATGTGTTTGTACAAGTGGGTATGTAATGCATAATGGTCGGTGTATATCACGTGCTCACTGCCATggaaataactga